A single region of the Salmo salar chromosome ssa16, Ssal_v3.1, whole genome shotgun sequence genome encodes:
- the atp1b1a gene encoding sodium/potassium-transporting ATPase subunit beta-1a, which translates to MSANKDGDGGWKSFLWNSEKKEFLGRTGGSWFKILLFYLIFYGCLAGIFIGTIQALLLTLSNFKPTYQDRVAPPGLSHTPRSEKFEISYNINDVETYLKYTKSIKDFLEMYDEERQTDQNKYEDCGELPASYVDRGELESDVGVRKACRFKRTWLGPCSGLDGHDENFGFKDGKPCLIAKLNRIINFRPRPPTNNASVPDAGQSRVQTNVIPIHCQNKREEDASKIGEIKYYGMGMGFPLQYYPYYGKLLHPNYLQPLVAIQFTNLTFNEELRLECKVYGANIDYSEKDRYQGRFDVKFTIANS; encoded by the exons TTAAAATCCTCTTGTTCTACCTGATCTTCTATGGATGCTTGGCTGGGATTTTCATTGGGACCATCCAGGCCCTGCTGCTAACCCTTAGTAACTTTAAACCCACCTACCAGGACAGAGTCGCCCCACCAG GTCTATCCCACACCCCACGCTCTGAAAAGTTTGAGATCTCTTACAATATCAACGATGTGGAGACGTATCTGAAGTACACCAAGAGCATCAAGGACTTCCTGGAGATGTACGATGAGGAGAGGCAGACGGACCAGAACAAGTACGAAGACTGTGGAG AATTACCTGCATCGTACGTGGACCGTGGTGAGCTGGAGAGTGACGTTGGAGTGAGGAAGGCCTGCAGGTTCAAGCGGACCTGGCTGGGACCCTGTTCTGGTCTGGATGGTCACGACGAAAACTTCGGCTTCAAGGATGGGAAACCCTGCCTGATCGCCAAGCTCAACAGGATCATCAACTTCAGACCAAGG CCTCCAACCAACAATGCCTCCGTCCCTGATGCCGGCCAGAGCAGAGTCCAAACCAACGTTATCCCCATCCACTGTCAGAACAAG agagaggaggatgccAGCAAGATTGGTGAGATCAAGTACTATGGCATGGGAATGGGGTTCCCCCTCCAGTACTACCCTTACTACGGCAAGCTGCTGCATCCAAACTACCTGCAACCTCTGGTGGCCATCCAGTTTACCAACCTCACCTTCAACGAGGAGCTGCGTCTCGAGTGCAAAGTGTACGGAGCGAACATTGACTACAGCGAGAAAGATCGCTACCAAGGACGCTTTGACGTTAAGTTCACTATCGCCAATTCATGA